The Citrus sinensis cultivar Valencia sweet orange chromosome 4, DVS_A1.0, whole genome shotgun sequence DNA segment TAGATAGTGAGGTGGTGGTGTCTGCACCACTTAAGACTTTATTGATTTACTAATATGACTTTAAAGGGATTTAAGTATGTTTATAAGAATAAGAGAACTATGATATAAGACTGATGGTTGtattattaaataacaaaaatcttaaatatgtGGAGGAGCTTCTGTTCTACATCATCTCCTTAGTTTATTGTCTGAGAGCTAAGGTATCTACTGAACGGAATGAAGTTCTGAGAAACGGATTAGTATATATAGTAATGAAATCAAAGAAACACTTTGAGAAATCTTGTTAGTAAATAATTCGCAATTATTTTGTTTGCCTTTTCGGAAGGATGGACTGAATCCCAGAACACAAATTTATTTGCATCTGTGCAAGTAAACAGATCGGTGCACAGGAAACCCGTCTCAAATGTTCCTGAACCGCAACATCCCATATCCGCAACCTCAAATCCTGGCAATGGCAATggtttataaaagaaattatgtaGTTAAAGATTCTGTGTTGTTTTGTAAACTAGTCATGCTAAATGCAAAGCCAATTGTACTTACCAAATTTGGAAGGTTTTTTAATGAGGTCCAAAAGAATATTGTATCCATCTGCAAACACAATTCTGAACCCTGGAAGCTCCTTGTTCAGCTTTGATAATAGACTCATCATCTTGCCATTAAACTCCAAAGCCACGTTGTTATGTTCCTCGTTGCAACCATAATCATTATTCATGAAATCTGTCGTTCTCTCCACAGGCAGACAACCCATTGGCGCAATCCCAGTCACAGAGATTTTCCGGGCTCCGAGATTATAGAGTTTCTTCAAGAAATCCTCCGCAATTCCAAGAAGAAAATCCTGGTATTCTTGGACAGTGAATTGGGACTGCCGGCCTCCAGGAATTGCGTAGTAATTTTCAATGAAATCATTTGTCCCTAAGCTCACTGTATATAAAGCTTCGCCTATTACTTCATTTGCCTTCCCAACACCAAGGTACGCTCTCAATTTGAGTTGGTATTCCTTGTAAAACTCCAGCTCCTTCCACAGAGGTATCACTTGCTGTAAGTTAAAAAAgacatcaaaattaaaaaatcatcagcTCAAGTCATGCTGAGAGTTAAACGGATGCAGGGTTAATTTTAACTGAACTCACTAAAACATTAGCAGTGGCATTGTCAAATCCAGTGGCAGAAGAGGCAAAGCAAACGCCAGTGGCGAAGTCTGAAATACTATACGCTGGATCCAAGTATGCAGGAATCGTTGGTTTGAGGCCAAATGATTCAGAAAGGAAGTCCGTACTAAGGCGGCCGTTGCAGAAACGTCCTGTGGGTATGCCTCCAGGAAAATCACGGCCATAAGGCTCAAAATTGCATCTAGCAATCGTGGGTATGAAGTTGTTATTACCCGTATCCACGCTAGAGTCTCCGAAAACTATCATGGCCGGAACTTTAGTATTAGCTCCTGTGGTTCTCAGGATTTGGATGAAGAATAGCATTAAAATGTACACTCTGTGTGCCATGCTACCGACTGTTTCAGAGTTCAGACCCAGTAGGAAATATTTAATGGGATTTCCGAATTAATGGCACAGGAATTGATGAGTGAATAAAGATGCgatatttctttaaaaagtTTGTTGGGagtaataaatgtaaattatgGGTAGTTGGGTACGGGGCAATTAATTAGtctgaaaataatataatgtgCATGTTATGATGTTAGCTCACACTGAAGTTTTTCTGTGGAAATCTACAGAGAATTCTGAGCATATTTCGAAGACTTGGAGGGAAATTATTAGCCGTACGGTTTGGTTTAGTGTGAATCGGCTTGATTGTTTTGAGATTGTGgcccaataaatttattggttCATAAAAGAGAAGGTGCAGATCCATATGTGGTTGTACCTTATCCTAcctctctatctctctctcaTTGCCATAAAAGgttcattttaatttacagtTGAGTAATGTTCCTGCTGCACATtcatctataaattaattgtatgattggttgaatgaatgtatatataataacaaataaatatcacGTGGgctatattatatttctatttaattattcctGTAGTACcacattaatttgtataaagtaattatataaaagaatttataattatatcataattttggTCCATAACAAGCATCCCTAATCCTTTTCCAATTAATGTAAGCGTATGTCTATAAGATTTTCAGATTTTTCAAAGGAGAATAGGCCATTGTATTACCATCATTCCCCAAAAATATTGtagcaaaattaatttgatttgatacAAGTCATAGACAAGTCATATGTCGGCATGATAAATTTCATGAGAGAtttatttaccttttttttaacaataatattgtgtatataaatctaatttatcatttatataattgtcacatgttttatattatttaatttttttatactcttaaaaatttaagtatcTAACAATAATATAGTATAATGATATCACATCGGtttatataaataagagaGGAAAATAGTATAATTCTACTGCATATATAATTActcttgattatttttctaatttggaAAGAGTACTAGGTGATCTTTTTTGCCATGTATATGTGATTTAACATATCAGGGAGGTGACAATATTGTGTAAGGCACCTACCTTGTtctaatttatgaattttttttcatgaatttTCCTTTAACTAGTTGAATGGAACATAGTGTTCTCCTAATTAACTAGTGTTTTAATTAGCCAATATGGATGTCTTAGATGAGTGGCTAGCATTTGTGAATCTGAAGGCCAACAAGGACAGTGACGGAACAAACAATCAGAGAAATTAAGAGAATGACAATTTCCTAAACAGATTTGGACAGTTTAGGTTTATGtctatgtcattttatttgattttatttttaataacaatacaCATTCGGAATTCTTTGTCCCTTCCTGTCTAATTTTGGGGTTCAAATGTCATATTTTCGtttaataaatagatttttagAGTGAAACAGGAAGATCTATTAAGATGTCACTCGTGATCATAGCATTCTCTCATCAAGCACACTTATCTGGAGAGTTCTAATAAGATTCAGTTCAATATTTGTGCCACCAAAAtgagtaatttatttatagtgAAGTCATTATGGacttaaaatcaatttaatacaAATGATTTGTGAAATTCGTTATTCAGtctattttattgtattaatatCATCATGATGACTTCATTAGCAAGGTGAGGGCTAAACTCGGTTTTAGCCCGGGCTACcgttgaaaattttcttttagagccagtaatttttaaaaattaagataacaaaaattgttaaaattctGATAATATAAACATTGTTCACATTAGCCcctaaacaaatataataatttgtaacctaacaatttttcatatttaacagaagattattttagtttaatttggaATATAAAAAGTTCTTAGATACGCCATTGCTCATCAGTCATTATTGGCTTGGGTTTGGTTAACTAATTGCTAATGAATTAATAGTAAAGAGTCAGCCAGCCTCTCTATTTTGAATTAGTCCATGAATAAACACAAATTTCAACTGCTTTGTCCCACGAAATTAGTTTTGCTTGACTTGTAAAACTCAGGGGCTaaaccaaacaaataaaatttccaaGCTCCAAATAGAAAAGCAAATAATTAGTATGTAAAAGCTGATCGGGCTCTTTCATGCCTTGATCTAAAATCATTATGAACTGacaaaataaggaaaaagaaatgtgtTTATTTACGGACAGCAGCAAATTAaagaggttaaaaaaaaaaaaaaattaggtgcACCATCAATTTTGTGTATGTTGGTGGGCtcgtatttttttattagaaaagtcTGGAAAACGTGACGTTCACATCAGATCACGAATCATCCCTGTCTCAATTGTTATTCCAGAGATTTGCAATTATcatcgaaaaaaaaaaccgaaaaaTTTGGGTTAGAGTCGAGGAGCCTCCATTCCATATGGAGAGGGAgaggccatgatttactctaTGGTGGATGTCAGGTGCTCGAGTCCGCTTATCTTCAACTCGTGAACAAGGAATTTTTTGGTTAGACGCATGGAATTAGCTAAGTATTTTCTgcataattgtaataaatcaataattatacTTCCTAATATAGTTTATACACACAGAGTTCTTTTCTAGTACGGacgctcttttttttttcatgcgaAGATTTTTTTAAGCCGTGCggtttaataaaatcaagttTTAATGCTATTAAATTATACGGCTTTATggtgaattaaaaataactctATTAAGCTACATGGATTAGCAGTTTGtcagcattaaaaaaaaaaaaaaagtgtctgcacacacacacacacacacacatatatatataagaaatatCCCATTCAGGATCTTGAATTTGTTAAAAACCAGAAAAGCTATTAAACTGTGTGGTTTGATGGTGTAATGACCGTAAAAGTTATTAAGCCTTGCGCTTTAATAGTATAATACCATTATACTATTATTAAACCGTATggtttaatagattttttggATTCTAATAAAGtgcaaaattctaaattagatCAATACTcatatataatcattctcaTTTGCGAGCgtcctcatttttttaatatggatGTGCTCTTAACTTGTGGGGTTTAATaagcttattttttaataaattctaaaattgtgCAATTTAATAGcatgtattaaaaattaactctattaaATCATACGATTTAAAAACATATCTGCATTTATATttacacaaatattttgtaaCTATATAATTACTCTACTTATAGTGCATGACAAAGAGGATACTACTCTATTATGaaaaccatttttcttcattggaaaaaagaaataaaaatagaaagctTGGCTACTTGGTATATTGATAACTTGCTATAATCCCTCAGGTTGTAATGATATTCTAGAAAGCCTCCTTGGAGAATgctcattaattattaatattttaatttatagatgtGAGTTCCAGGCTTGGGAAAAACAATTGGATCTTggaaatattcaaaaatttgaacttCTGGACCAAtggattttaaaatatgtgtgcaattttgttttcaaaatgcaactcgaataattttatttttggccgCATGAATTATGGAGCCATGCTGATGAAAGACTTTGACTTAAATGAATTGGAGTTAGTTGAAGGCATAAAAGCATATGTATCCTTTGAATGATAACTTGTCAGCCAATGTTCTTATTTCGCTTTTATGGTAAGGAACTGGGAAAgtgtaaatcaattttataatctCTTAATTACTTTTCTAAGAATGGAAATCTAACTAAACAAgattgtttcaaaattattccattaattttttaagacgTACTGAAGACTTTCATTTAATCAATGTTCTTAcataaataacaattaaattatattctaatgaaaattaaaaggacacaaattattttataattggtctgattaaatcataatttatttatcattcacaCCATGAACATGCTGCTATAAAGACCTGCATAGGCTCCCTGTGGAAACCAGCACGCACATATGGGAGAGTTTCCTGAAATGAAATGGGAcacatgaaaaagaagaaagcttTTTCAGCCTCCACAATGTATGTGAGATTAACAGGGTACAAGTTGGACGACGAAGATCATCGAGCTCGAAAAGGGTATGTCCCGGTGCTGGTAGGGCAAGAGGAGATGGTGATGGAGAGAGTTCTGATACCAACCAAGCTAATCGATCATCCATATATAGTTTCTCTGTTGGAGCTCTCAGCTAAAGAGTTTGGCTATCATCAACAAGGATTGCTCCAAATTCCGTACGATGCTAATTGCTTGAAGAAGATGGTCCATATTATTACCAGGGACAAGCAATATTCTTGAAgatacatttttatttgtatagaAATTCTCAGAGTAAAGAATAGAAGAATGAAATACGCACATTAGAGgaagtgaataaaaaatgagcAATGCTTCAGGTGCACACagagtttcttttttctttttcttttttcatttttcatgaattaattaacaaggATAATGGCAAACGCAATTAAGAAGATCATCGCACTGCCCGTTAGCATCATTTCCAAATTCTTTCTTACATAATCTGTTACACTGATGCAGCAAGCAATTAAATGTTGGAGAACCCCCCAACTTTTTCCGGCAATATGTAGCTTCCACCTTTGTGATCTGCTCATCTCCTGCAACCCTCGCAAACATCTactgttaataaaatatatactaaTTCTCAACTACTTTaaatcctcttttttttttaaaaaaaaaaagaaaagttatgGTTGAGTAAAACCCAAAATCAATTTGTAGTCTTTTTTACCTTCTTCAGGATTGGAATTTGGGCTGACGTATGTAGCTTCAACCATTTTCAGCCTATTTCCTGCAACCATCGCTAAAACCAACTGTTAATAAAACATACAACAATTCTGAAGGgtccaaattaaaattttaaaaggggaaaaatgcataaactaaattatcattttaaagaGGGCTCAATATGGTAACTTAATTCCAAATATACACCGGTGAAAATTCAATTGTGATATTATCTTATTCAACAATAATCAAATCTAATTAGGACaaactgaaatttaaaattcacctGTAGAGACAAAGATCAGAGCCCAGATGAGAACAACGAAGATAGAGaaagttttcattttccttttcttgatTGAAATTACGAGGCTAATGCAACTTTACACCAAGGTATGTTGTGGCTGTTAATTGTTGGGTAAAaggtttcaaaatatatttctgTTTTTGATAAACTGCTTTTGATTATTTGGTTGTTGAAAGAGATGTTacagaatttattatttggtaGTTACAAAGTGATATATTGTTATCAAAGTTATTTTTACCCGTTACAAAGTGCTATTAGTTCATTTGTTATTAGATTAATGGTGCTAAAgttatttgatatatatatggcTAGAAAATGCACTATTCGTTCCTCcattattaaagtttaatgGTGCAAGACTTACAAACTAGTTGATCACTCTTTCAAGCAATTCCTTGAGATTAATATGATATGAACTCGGAAAATCATCAATGATTATCCAATTTGTATATGGTATATCATTCAAATGCATCGTTAAGATTCCCTAATCCACTTGTAACTGTAAATTAATGTATGATTTTGGACTTCAAATatttccaaatatatataagatcTTGGATTCGTGTGAAAGTAGAGTTCATAATAATTGAACATCCTACAACTTAACCCAtgtttaggttttttttttcccccaatgTCAAAAACTCTCTCGCTATGAATCTCATAAGCTGCAATGTGAATCAAGCAACTTTTTCTCAAAAgttatgtataattttttacaagaaGTTGCACGGTTCACATTGCAGCTTATTATGAGATTGATAGCGACAGAGTTGAAATCAAGCGGTCATCTTAAAGTTCTTTCCACCTGTATTAAgggttttaaaaagaaaaatacataaaagttgGTTAATTTATAGGATATCCCATATAAATGCTCTTTTATGCTTGTAATTTGAACATATCACTCAGTAAGTCCATGTATTATGtctaaaaattaaccaaaatggAAGTCTCTAATTAAAATCTACTTTGCTGatcatcatatttttttaacacgtTGCTTGTCAAATAATGTTttggataatattttaaaatataagaactaacTGGGTAATTAGCTCAaaccataaatttaaaataaaaaataaccttGCCCTTACTGTTATGACCGCTTCCAATATTTGCTAGATACAAAATTTGGTGTAGgaggaaaaaacaaaaaaacaaactttaaacTTCTATTAGGTAATTTCGATTTAGTACCTGTAATTCTTAGTCAATTATTCAGGTGGtctctttatttaaaaaattatgtaaaatgtCCTTAACCATTACTTCCACTGTTGTTGGACCTACTTTTTAGAAGTAaagtaatatttttgtttgataaagtaaatatttcaaagaaaCTGATGCTACAGGacataaataaagaataattatGTACATTTTAATGGAGACAGATtgacaagaaaaaattttaagtgattttttttaaaaatataacataaagcAGCATGAGAAAGGCTCAAAGGCTTGGACAAAGAACACAATAATGAAATCAATCTATCATCTTCAATGAAGGGATATTGCCCATGCCTCAAGTAAAATAATGGACAAAAACCTTTGAAAAGTCATCACACCTATCCTTAATTGGCaccaaatgaaatttatataaaagtaatttcatataataatCTTCAAGGATTAGCATATATAACAACTAGTGCTGTGTTaactttaatctaattattacTGATTTCAATAAACTAAATTTGGTTGATGGTACGTATAAAGCATATCCTTTATTCGTTTGATATATAACCTATTGTTTTCGGCTGATTTTGggttaatgaataaaaaaccacaaaaccAACGCAAgagcaataaatttatatttttgtcggGGAGCGGGGTACCTCGCTTGTTCGGCACGTGCGGGCTGTTTGGGATTTTTGTGGAGTGAAGGAGGATTGAGATGACGGTGGATATGGAGGGGGTCTGACTTCAGGTGCGGAGGGCTGGTGAAACTCGCCTTAAACCTGCGAAACAACCAAAAAGATGTCAGAGGTGGAGCCGGGGGTGGCCGGCGACcacactccgacgctcaagtcagagtTGGGTTATCTCAGGTtagagagcttgcaagctctcgGTAATGGAGATTTTGAGGTTGAAGAAACCTTCGTTTTTTTTGGTGAGTGTGTTCCCTtccttgataaaaattaaacctgAGTATTTATATGGTGTACCCCGGTCGCCGTGCCACCTGGCGCTATTTTAGTGGCGTTCCCTGCTGTCATGTCaggaatattcttatttttatgcGTAAGGCGGCTTAGACGTTTCAAAAACATCAGTGGAGAGCAAGTATGTGGCATATTCACGTGTTGGGCGTAGTGGAGTGGTCCCGCGTACCTCTGCAATTCCGTTGTAATTTTGCAGGTATAGCAGGAAAAGCTGGTGGTCCCAACTGTCACAATATCACACTTTTGGCGGATTCGCTGGCGTGACAGGCGGCTGTCTCCTCTTTCGCGGCACAagatttccttatttttcgACACGTATCAAACCGATCTTTTTGAGATTCAGGGCCCACATATTCCTTCACATATTTACGAAGATTTTTGTATCCTCTCATGGTGTACCTGAGGTACCCCCAGAGTCCTTAGGGTAGCCGGGGTACCTAGGGTACCCGAGGTACCCAAGGTATccgaaataaattaatctcttaaaTATCGACACGTGGCGCTTCATCATTAGCCTCATATTTCCTTCCCAAACAACATCCCCCTAGTTTCTTTGTGGCGAATGTAACTGAGGCACAAGAAACTCTTGGAGGAACTGTACGTGACACGTGCCGATATTTACGCACTGAACTGATGCATGTCTTCTTGAAGGAACATCctcctgatttttttttttttttttttttttttaaagatgggAACGAACAGTTGTCTTCATgtctctctctcctttttcttGGGAAGTGGCAGCCGTCTGACATGCagtttgaattaaaaaaatcaaactcaCGCAAACATCCCTGATCTTCTTTTCGTGCAGTGTGCTCTATCAGGTTTAATTAACACCCCTGATGTAAATGTCAATCTCTTGTcgtttattttgaaaatcccAACATAATCTCccatcaaatttaattacttccAGTGGCTTCTTGCTTGCTCTggcttttaaaattcaaaaaccaaCCAAATCATTTCAACCTCCAGCTTCacgcattttttttttcttttatatataaatcacCTACTGCACgtttttattttccctttattcTACAATCCCCAGGcacttttcatcttcttctccaAACTCCAACGCCACCCCATCtccactttttctttttattctacttttttcttcttgtcctTTCGTCTTCCATctccttttttctcttttttttttttttgcttgctCACTCTCAGCCcactattaaattttctttctcttttcttcatcttccttttttcttctttctttttccctttttttttttttttttttttttttttgtcggCCTTGGCTCCCGTGATTTCCAGTGGTGGCGTGACAACGGTGTTCGGCTGGTGGTGCAGTAATCTCCTTGTGGTAAGCCATCTTCTCCCCCCATTTTGCTCCTTCGTTTCTTCCAGGggcctcttcttcttcttctcatttttttttttaatccatgctcctctctttttgttttcttttaaatcattCTGGAggcttttctctttctctttttttttttttttttttgacttccaggctccttttttttttttttttttttacttcctcttttttttttatctccaGGCTTCtccttttctctttattttttttttttgacttccaggctcctttttttttttttttttttttttcttcctttttttttttttttcccggcttctcctttttttttttctgttcgTCCAagcttctctttttttttcttttttcttcctctctttttttttttttatctccagacttccctttttttttttttttctctaatggGTTTCATTGTGTCTATGACAGCCTCTGGACAGCTCCATCTTTTGAGCAATTTTTGGCGATTTGCGACTTCTCTTGGCGATTTATAGTCTAAAACTTACTTATTGGCGACTGAAATTTGCTACTCTTGGTGAGATCTAggtataaaatttttcataccTATTTTTGACTTCTTTATTTTGAAGAAGAATGTTGTGGCTTTGTTTTTGGATTTGTTTCTGGTTTTCATGCGAAGTgttggcatttttttttttttttgtttatgctttTATTGGTGGATGTTGGTGTTTGGCTTGTGATGGATGAGGTTTGAAGTTGTGGGGGTATGTTTTGATGtggagtttttctttttcaacttgtGTTTGGTGTTTTTAGGAGAGCAAGATGGGGAGAAAAACTGTTGGGAAAAAGGGTCGTAATGTGGTCGGGGAGCCGGGGGAGTCGAGTGAGGAGGCTCCCCTTTCTGATTCAGCCCCTCATATATCCCTTAGTGACGATGATGGGTCCCCTTCGGCTAGTCCCAAGTTATCTCGAaccaaaactaataaaaaatcaaagattaaaggCAAACACCCAGCCAAGTCAGCCCATAGAAAAACTCGTGCAAAGACATCCAAACCCAAATCCCCTATTCCTGTTAGCATTCCAGAACCTCCCATGATCTCTCCATCTGTCTCTGTAGCTCCTAAGCTCTATGCACTAGGGGGTAGGCCGGCTACTCCGAGAGATTTAGAAAGGGTTAAAGCCAAATACAACATACCTCATTCTGTCCACCTTAGGGTACCTCGCAAGGGCGAGTGCCCCGAGCACCCTCATTCTGATGGTGTTGCCCTTCATATCGACCTTTTTGACTTAGGTCTCCGTTTACCTCTTCAGCCATTTTTTAGGAAAATGTTCACTGAAATGAAAATTGCTCCCGGACAGTTATCCTTACCTGGTTGGAGATTGCTCACGGGTCTGGAGGTTTTGTGGCTAGATATTTTTGGGGAGGATATTTCTTATGGAGATTTGAGGGGGCTTTATCAGTTGAAGAAGTCCGCTGGTTTATCCGTAGCCTATTTTGCTACTTGGGGGGTTCATGGTAATTTGGTGAGACCGGATCCCTTGCTGAAAAAGGGCTACAGATATGGGTGGTTTGTGGCTGAGGGCGAGTGGGGGAAGAGCATTCCAGCGGGAAATGAAGTTGTGCAAGTTCGGAACTTCTTCAATGAAGATAGTATgtgtttcttttctcttctctcccTTTCTATGTATATATACACCTCTTCGCAtgaattttcttcttattcgttgttttttttttttttgggatttttaCAGACATCACTTGGACCAAGGGAACGTGCCCAATTTATGAAGTGGGGAGGAAAGTGAATGGTGTCATAGAGAGGTTCCAGATTTTGCAGAGTGAGGGTGATGTTCTGTGCACTTCCCGGTTGGCGAGAGCTGGTCTGATTAAGGAGAGTTTTCAGTCTTCTTCGGGGGGCGATTCACGTATGGCTCTGTGGTGTTGCTGGGGTACCCCGCCTTCATTGGTTCTGTGGGGTGCCCCCATTATTTGAACaaacttcttttcttctttttttttttctttttgctttggtggccatctcttattttttcttaatgtgCCTTTTTGCCAATGACGACTCTGTtgtttattttccttatttttctctttgtctcaccccttttttttttgttggataGGCATGGACCCTTTTGGCGAAGATTTTGACGCCTTCTTCAGTCGCATGAGCGGCAGCTCCTCCGGTACCCTGGGTACCTCCGCAAAAGGTGACCGACCTCCCGTCGTTCCAGGCGGCAAAGGCAAATTGCCCGTCTCTTCTCTTGGGGGTTCTCGGGGTACCCCGGCTACCCACAAGAGAAAGCTTGGCTCTCTTTTCTCGACTCCTGGAGACCTTATGGAGGGCGAGCTGGATCCGGTGGCTAACAAGCGGATATCGCACCTGACTGATTGCTTCCTTCATTCCTCTGAGAGTATTTCCACAGACATGGCAATGGAGGCggataaattagatttaaatgAGCGCTATAGCCGAGCGCTCAAAGCTTGTCATGACGTAAGCGTCTCtcactcttttcttttcctctttttttttatatcgtCCTGACtccctttccttttctttattattatttgtgtaGGCGGCTTTCTACCTTAGCCACGGTCTCCGAGACCTTAGTGGCATCTCGGCTGTACAGACCGAGGTAGAGAGGCTGCGAGGTGAGGTTAGGCTCGGCCAGTCTCGGGAAGAGAAGCTAGGAGAGGAGGTCAGGGCTTTGCAAGGGCGCTCGGATGACCACGCCCGGGAGAATAGTCGATTGTCCAGGAAGTTGGAAGAGGCGGAGTCTAAGCACGGCGAGCTACTATCTCGCCAACCGGAGATGATGGACAAGGCCTTTACTCTTATCATGACTGAGGTCTGGAGCGTCGAGCCTGAGTTGGTGGTACCCCGGGTGGAGAAATGGGTGGACAAGTCGGCCATCCTTAAAGCGATAGAGGACAAGAGGActacccaggctcccccatcTCATAGCCCCCCTCAATCTTCAGGGGTACCCCAAGTACCCCAGGCGGATCTCCTTTCGGTTAGCGCTGTT contains these protein-coding regions:
- the LOC102618547 gene encoding GDSL esterase/lipase At2g42990 → MAHRVYILMLFFIQILRTTGANTKVPAMIVFGDSSVDTGNNNFIPTIARCNFEPYGRDFPGGIPTGRFCNGRLSTDFLSESFGLKPTIPAYLDPAYSISDFATGVCFASSATGFDNATANVLQVIPLWKELEFYKEYQLKLRAYLGVGKANEVIGEALYTVSLGTNDFIENYYAIPGGRQSQFTVQEYQDFLLGIAEDFLKKLYNLGARKISVTGIAPMGCLPVERTTDFMNNDYGCNEEHNNVALEFNGKMMSLLSKLNKELPGFRIVFADGYNILLDLIKKPSKFGFEVADMGCCGSGTFETGFLCTDLFTCTDANKFVFWDSVHPSEKANKIIANYLLTRFLKVFL
- the LOC102615108 gene encoding uncharacterized protein LOC102615108, encoding MGRKTVGKKGRNVVGEPGESSEEAPLSDSAPHISLSDDDGSPSASPKLSRTKTNKKSKIKGKHPAKSAHRKTRAKTSKPKSPIPVSIPEPPMISPSVSVAPKLYALGGRPATPRDLERVKAKYNIPHSVHLRVPRKGECPEHPHSDGVALHIDLFDLGLRLPLQPFFRKMFTEMKIAPGQLSLPGWRLLTGLEVLWLDIFGEDISYGDLRGLYQLKKSAGLSVAYFATWGVHGNLVRPDPLLKKGYRYGWFVAEGEWGKSIPAGNEVVQVRNFFNEDNITWTKGTCPIYEVGRKVNGVIERFQILQSEGDVLCTSRLARAGLIKESFQSSSGGDSRMDPFGEDFDAFFSRMSGSSSGTLGTSAKGDRPPVVPGGKGKLPVSSLGGSRGTPATHKRKLGSLFSTPGDLMEGELDPVANKRISHLTDCFLHSSESISTDMAMEADKLDLNERYSRALKACHDAAFYLSHGLRDLSGISAVQTEVERLRGEVRLGQSREEKLGEEVRALQGRSDDHARENSRLSRKLEEAESKHGELLSRQPEMMDKAFTLIMTEVWSVEPELVVPRVEKWVDKSAILKAIEDKRTTQAPPSHSPPQSSGVPQVPQADLLSVSAVHVGSSSLAASVPVDAPVEGNDGEDVPPSA